The following are encoded together in the Pieris napi chromosome 17, ilPieNapi1.2, whole genome shotgun sequence genome:
- the LOC125058007 gene encoding cytoglobin, with protein sequence MGSRLSYLLWGGNPDEVNPTSGLTKREIRAVQKSWAPVYANQLATGTELLKRLFRAHPQTLDFFKMIKKLPEDEYNTNIQFKAHVINLMSALNQAVVNLHQPEVVAVMMNKLGESHGRRKIQESHFHDLKGVIVNMFIEVLHLDDATLGAWAKTVEFWYKNIFQTLTPNQST encoded by the exons atGGGCAGCAGGCTAAGTTACTTACTATGGGGTGGTAACCCAGACGAAGTTAACCCCACGTCAGGACTCACCAAACGAGAAATCCGAGCAGTCCAGAAGTCTTGGGCTCCAGTATACGCCAACCAATTGGCTACAGGCACTGAACTGTTAAAAAG ATTATTTCGCGCGCACCCGCAAACCCTAGACTTCTTCAAAATGATAAAGAAACTACCCGAAGATGAATATAACACAAACATACAATTTAAGGCTCACGTTATCAACCTAATGTCTGCATTAAACCAGGCGGTTGTCAATCTCCATCAGCCAGAAGTCGTGGCTGTAATGATGAACAAACTTGGCGAATCTCATGGACGACGGAAAATTCAAGAATCACATTTCCAT GATTTAAAAGGTGTCATAGTAAACATGTTCATCGAAGTGTTACATCTTGACGACGCCACTCTCGGGGCTTGGGCAAAAACTGTAGAGTTTTGGtacaaaaatatctttcagACTTTAACGCCTAACCAGAGTACAtag